Proteins from one Impatiens glandulifera chromosome 2, dImpGla2.1, whole genome shotgun sequence genomic window:
- the LOC124923884 gene encoding pyruvate decarboxylase 2-like has translation MDSKIGAITVAGAAAATNGHISNGTLCTLPENGHHVSTIQTTSSIPSAAAEYSSTLGSHIARRLVQIGAADVFSVPGDFNLTLLDHLIAEPGLKLIGCCNELNAGYAADGYARSRGVGACVVTFTVGGLSVLNSIAGAYSENLPVICIVGGPNSNDYGTNRILHHTIGLPDFSQELRCFQTVTCYQAVVNNLEDAHEQIDTAISTALKESKPVYISIACNLAAIPHPSFSREPVPFSIAPRLSNKMGLEAAVEAAAQFLNKAVKPVMVGGPNLRVSNASKAFIELADASGYVFSVMPSAKGLVPENHPHFIGTYWGAVSTPFCAEIIESADAYLFAGGLFNDYSSVGYSLLLKKEKAVIVEPNRVVIANGPTFGCVFMKDFLKALGKRLKCNTTAYENYYRIFVPEGKALKGSPKEALRVNILFEHIQNMLSDQTAVIAETGDSWFNCQKLKLPKGCGYEFQMQYGSIGWSVGATLGYAEAAKDKRVIACIGDGSFQVTAQDISTMIRNGQNSIIFLINNGGYTIEVEIHDGPYNVIKNWNYTGLVDAIHNGEGKCWTTKVRCEEDLVEAIGTAMGEKKDCLCFIEVIVHKDDTSKELLEWGSRVSSANSRPPNPQ, from the exons ATGGATTCCAAGATCGGAGCAATCACCGTCGCCGGCGCCGCCGCCGCcaccaacggtcacatttccaACGGTACTCTCTGCACTCTCCCTGAGAACGGTCACCACGTTTCCACCATCCAAACCACCTCCTCCATTCCCTCCGCCGCCGCAGAGTACTCCAGTACCTTAGGCAGCCACATTGCTCGCCGCCTCGTTCAAATAGGCGCAGCCGACGTATTCTCCGTCCCCGGCGACTTCAACCTGACCCTTCTCGACCACCTCATCGCCGAACCAGGACTGAAACTCATCGGCTGCTGCAACGAGCTCAATGCCGGATACGCCGCAGATGGGTACGCCAGATCTCGCGGCGTCGGTGCATGCGTGGTCACTTTCACCGTCGGCGGACTGAGCGTTCTAAACTCCATCGCCGGCGCTTACAGCGAGAATCTGCCTGTTATTTGTATAGTCGGTGGTCCCAATTCTAATGACTATGGAACTAACAGGATTCTGCATCATACTATTGGACTTCCAGATTTCAGCCAAGAGCTTAGGTGTTTTCAAACTGTTACTTGTTATCAG gcAGTGGTGAACAATTTGGAAGATGCCCATGAACAAATTGACACAGCAATTTCTACAGCTCTAAAGGAATCTAAGCCTGTGTATATCAGCATTGCCTGTAATTTGGCTGCCATTCCACATCCCAGTTTTAGTCGAGAGCCAGTCCCCTTTTCAATTGCTCCAAg attgagCAATAAAATGGGATTAGAAGCTGCAGTTGAAGCAGCAGCTCAGTTCTTAAACAAAGCAGTTAAGCCAGTAATGGTAGGTGGTCCGAATCTCCGAGTTTCTAATGCAAGTAAAGCATTCATCGAGCTAGCTGATGCAAGCGGTTACGTGTTCTCGGTTATGCCATCGGCTAAAGGTCTTGTTCCTGAAAACCACCCTCATTTTATTGGAACTTATTGGGGTGCAGTTAGCACTCCTTTCTGTGCCGAAATAATAGAGTCAGCCGATGCTTATTTATTCGCGGGTGGTTTGTTCAATGACTATAGCTCGGTTGGGTACTCTTTGCTTTTAAAGAAGGAAAAGGCGGTAATTGTTGAACCGAATAGGGTTGTTATCGCGAACGGGCCGACTTTCGGTTGTGTTTTTATGAAGGATTTCTTGAAAGCACTTGGAAAGAGGCTCAAGTGTAATACCACTGCTTACGAGAATTATTATAGGATCTTTGTACCTGAAGGGAAAGCTTTAAAGGGTTCACCTAAAGAGGCTTTAAGGGTTAATATCTTGTTTGAACATATTCAGAATATGCTTTCGGATCAAACTGCTGTTATTGCTGAGACTGGTGATTCTTGGTTTAATTGTCAGAAATTGAAGCTGCCTAAGGGATGCGG TTACGAGTTCCAGATGCAATATGGATCAATCGGGTGGTCGGTGGGCGCGACTCTCGGTTACGCAGAAGCAGCTAAGGATAAACGTGTGATTGCATGCATTGGGGATGGAAGTTTTCAGGTAACTGCTCAAGACATATCAACAATGATTAGGAATGGGCAGAATAGCATAATATTTCTGATAAACAATGGTGGGTACACCATAGAAGTTGAGATTCATGATGGGCCATACAATGTGATTAAGAATTGGAACTATACTGGCTTAGTGGATGCAATCCACAATGGTGAAGGAAAATGTTGGACTACTAAGGTTAGATGTGAAGAGGATTTGGTCGAGGCAATTGGAACCGCGATGGGCGAGAAGAAGGATTGTTTGTGTTTCATTGAAGTGATTGTTCATAAGGATGATACCAGCAAAGAGTTGCTCGAATGGGGGTCTAGGGTTTCTTCGGCGAATAGCCGACCACCCAATCCTCAGTAG